The proteins below are encoded in one region of Mycolicibacterium neworleansense:
- the tet(V) gene encoding tetracycline efflux MFS transporter Tet(V): protein MQHSVAKGEPPVDQTGGWRVLAPFRIREYRLLIAAVTLSIFAEGMWSVVMALQVIAIDNDPASLSLVATCLGLGLVAFVLVGGITADRVNQRTIIIAVETVNLVTVTIVAALGLLDLLKIWHLAVAAGILGIAAAFFFPAYSALLPRILPPEQLLAANGVEGVVRPVFQRSVGPAVAGMVIAATFPSLGAAVVAVLFGLGLALLVATRPTVDSVAAQDDDERPHVLRDLREGFAFMVRTPWLLWTLLFASMFVLVVLGPIEVLLPFIAQDRFADGARAYGFILAFFGFGSALGALTVSSRRMPRRYLTTMMLMWGLGSVPLVIVGVTSSFPLMALATFCIGVTDGAGMVIWGTLLQRRVPTEMLGRVSSLDFFVSLAFMPLSFAIVGPLSKVVSMEAIFLVAGLLPALLAAVAVTAARMPRDELAHPLR from the coding sequence CGAATACCGGCTGCTGATCGCCGCGGTCACGTTGTCGATCTTCGCCGAGGGCATGTGGTCGGTGGTGATGGCGTTGCAGGTCATCGCGATCGACAACGATCCGGCCTCGCTGTCCCTGGTTGCCACCTGCCTCGGGCTCGGCCTGGTGGCGTTCGTTCTGGTCGGCGGCATCACCGCCGACCGGGTCAACCAGCGCACCATCATCATCGCGGTGGAGACGGTCAACCTGGTGACGGTCACGATCGTCGCGGCGCTGGGTCTGCTCGACCTGCTCAAGATCTGGCATCTGGCCGTCGCCGCAGGCATTCTCGGTATCGCCGCGGCGTTCTTCTTCCCCGCCTACAGCGCGCTGCTGCCGCGCATCCTGCCGCCGGAACAACTGTTGGCGGCCAATGGCGTTGAGGGCGTGGTACGCCCGGTGTTCCAGCGTTCGGTCGGGCCCGCGGTGGCGGGCATGGTGATCGCCGCGACGTTCCCGTCACTGGGCGCGGCCGTGGTGGCAGTGTTGTTCGGCCTGGGCCTGGCCCTGCTGGTCGCCACCCGGCCCACGGTGGATTCGGTTGCGGCGCAGGACGATGACGAGCGCCCGCACGTATTGCGTGATCTGCGCGAGGGTTTCGCATTCATGGTGCGCACCCCGTGGTTGCTGTGGACGCTGCTGTTCGCCAGCATGTTCGTCCTCGTCGTCCTCGGGCCGATCGAGGTGCTGCTGCCGTTCATCGCCCAAGACCGGTTCGCCGACGGTGCCCGCGCCTACGGATTCATCCTGGCGTTCTTCGGATTCGGCAGCGCACTGGGAGCGTTGACGGTGTCTTCCCGCCGGATGCCGCGGCGCTACCTGACCACGATGATGCTGATGTGGGGCCTGGGATCGGTGCCGCTGGTGATCGTGGGTGTCACATCGTCGTTCCCGTTGATGGCGCTGGCCACGTTCTGCATCGGTGTCACCGACGGTGCGGGGATGGTGATCTGGGGAACGCTGCTGCAGCGCCGGGTGCCGACGGAGATGCTGGGCCGGGTATCGAGCCTGGACTTCTTCGTATCGCTGGCGTTCATGCCGCTGTCGTTCGCGATCGTCGGCCCGTTGTCCAAGGTGGTCTCGATGGAGGCCATCTTCCTGGTGGCCGGGCTGCTGCCGGCCCTGCTGGCCGCGGTGGCCGTGACGGCGGCCAGGATGCCGCGCGACGAGCTGGCGCACCCACTGCGCTAG
- a CDS encoding CPBP family intramembrane glutamic endopeptidase — translation MTTTTDRQAPNEGLRRPVVVAVTLLAGAALLAVSLGTEPGESSFYWLTLALAAVWSVGAVVSGPLFLGSAYRPVLLGSAVGLGLGLGFVLGGLVARLIPGIREYVSAVLEFANHGSLAVVVLITLINGLAEELFFRGALYTALGNRHPATISTVIYVAAVMASGNPMLGFAAILLGAVCAYERRMTGGVLAPMLTHFFWGLIMVLALPPIFGV, via the coding sequence ATGACGACCACCACCGATCGGCAAGCCCCGAATGAGGGGCTGCGCCGGCCAGTCGTGGTCGCCGTCACCCTGTTGGCCGGAGCCGCGCTGCTGGCGGTTTCTCTCGGGACCGAACCGGGCGAAAGTTCTTTCTATTGGCTGACTCTGGCGCTGGCCGCGGTGTGGAGTGTGGGCGCCGTGGTGTCCGGACCACTGTTCCTGGGCAGCGCGTATCGGCCGGTGCTGCTCGGCAGCGCCGTGGGTCTTGGCCTCGGTCTAGGGTTCGTGCTGGGCGGGTTGGTCGCCCGGTTGATCCCAGGGATCCGCGAATACGTCAGTGCGGTACTCGAGTTCGCGAACCACGGCTCCCTGGCAGTGGTCGTGCTGATCACCCTGATCAACGGGTTGGCCGAGGAGTTGTTCTTTCGCGGCGCGTTGTACACCGCACTGGGTAACCGTCACCCGGCGACGATCTCGACGGTAATCTATGTCGCCGCGGTGATGGCGTCCGGCAATCCGATGCTCGGCTTCGCCGCCATCCTGCTCGGTGCGGTCTGCGCGTATGAACGCCGGATGACCGGTGGTGTGCTGGCGCCCATGCTGACCCACTTCTTCTGGGGCCTGATCATGGTGCTGGCACTGCCACCGATCTTCGGTGTCTAG
- a CDS encoding NAD(P)H-binding protein — protein MTDSVSKRILVIGASGYVGSRLVSVLLTGGHRVVAAGRSLDKLADYGWFHDVTAVQLDAEDPLSTEAAFREIGPVDLVYYLAHGIGQPDFREADNRAAANVAAAARDAGVERIVYLGGFVPEGSLSDHLAGRAEVAAALNVDGGAEVVWLGAALIVGAGSTSFEILRYVADRFPVMPAMPWMDNRTDPISIRDVLHYLVAAGDSERVPAGSYDICGPETTTYRALVATYARLAGKRRLTVPVRGLTAGMTARLSAAALPVPDGLATDLIVSLDHPTIAAGESIRSVVPDPPTGLLGVEEAIRLALGPGGSAAERAPVNALADPHDLADTDPQWAGGDTARIRQLTPGFVRPVLGLIPPIPGPLAAVLRSGLDVAARLVPSGA, from the coding sequence GTGACGGACTCGGTGAGTAAACGGATTCTGGTGATCGGTGCGAGCGGCTACGTCGGTTCGCGCCTGGTGAGCGTGCTGCTGACAGGCGGGCACCGAGTAGTGGCGGCGGGGCGCAGCCTCGACAAGCTCGCCGACTACGGGTGGTTCCACGACGTCACCGCGGTGCAGCTCGATGCCGAGGACCCGTTGTCCACCGAGGCCGCATTCCGCGAGATCGGCCCGGTCGATCTGGTGTACTACCTGGCGCACGGCATCGGGCAGCCGGATTTCCGCGAGGCCGACAACCGCGCGGCGGCCAATGTGGCGGCCGCGGCCCGCGACGCCGGCGTCGAGCGGATCGTCTATCTCGGCGGCTTCGTGCCCGAGGGATCGCTGTCCGACCATCTCGCGGGCCGTGCCGAGGTGGCTGCGGCCTTGAACGTCGATGGCGGTGCCGAGGTGGTGTGGCTGGGTGCCGCGCTGATCGTCGGCGCCGGGTCGACGTCGTTCGAAATCCTGCGCTACGTGGCCGACCGATTCCCGGTCATGCCGGCCATGCCGTGGATGGACAATCGGACCGACCCGATCTCGATTCGCGACGTATTGCACTATCTGGTGGCTGCCGGGGACTCGGAGCGGGTTCCGGCCGGCAGCTATGACATCTGCGGACCGGAGACCACGACGTACCGGGCACTGGTGGCAACCTACGCGCGGTTGGCGGGCAAACGACGGCTGACGGTGCCGGTCCGCGGACTGACCGCGGGTATGACGGCACGGTTGTCGGCGGCGGCGCTGCCGGTTCCCGACGGCCTCGCAACGGATTTGATTGTCTCGCTTGATCATCCGACGATCGCGGCCGGTGAGAGCATCCGTTCGGTGGTGCCCGATCCACCTACCGGGTTGTTGGGTGTTGAAGAGGCGATCCGGCTGGCGCTCGGGCCCGGCGGGTCCGCTGCCGAGCGTGCGCCGGTCAATGCGCTGGCCGATCCACATGATCTGGCCGACACCGACCCGCAGTGGGCCGGCGGTGACACCGCACGGATCCGACAGCTCACCCCCGGATTCGTCCGGCCCGTCCTCGGGTTGATCCCGCCGATCCCGGGACCACTGGCGGCGGTGCTGCGCTCAGGTCTTGATGTGGCGGCCAGGCTGGTTCCGAGCGGGGCGTGA
- a CDS encoding gamma carbonic anhydrase family protein: protein MPEPLIVSVAGHTPQIDPDAWVAPNASVIGQVSLAAGASVWYGATLRAEVEPIEVGAGSNIQDGVTVHVDPGFPCRIATGVTVGHNVVLHGCTVEQDSLVGMGAVVLNGAVIGAGSLVAAGAVVPQGMVVPPRSLVAGVPAKVRRELSDDEVGHNQLNAAAYTHLTGLHRDAE, encoded by the coding sequence ATGCCTGAGCCCCTGATCGTGTCCGTTGCCGGTCATACCCCGCAGATCGACCCGGACGCCTGGGTTGCCCCCAATGCCAGTGTGATCGGCCAGGTTTCGCTGGCCGCCGGTGCCAGCGTCTGGTACGGCGCCACGCTGCGCGCCGAGGTCGAGCCCATCGAGGTCGGCGCGGGCAGCAACATCCAGGACGGCGTGACCGTCCACGTCGACCCCGGCTTCCCGTGCCGCATCGCCACCGGGGTGACGGTGGGTCACAACGTGGTGCTGCACGGCTGCACCGTCGAGCAGGACAGCCTGGTCGGCATGGGCGCGGTGGTGCTCAACGGCGCGGTGATCGGTGCCGGGTCACTGGTGGCCGCCGGTGCCGTGGTGCCGCAGGGCATGGTGGTGCCGCCGCGGTCGCTGGTGGCCGGAGTCCCGGCGAAGGTGCGCCGGGAACTCAGCGATGACGAGGTCGGCCACAACCAGCTCAATGCGGCGGCCTACACCCACCTGACGGGGTTGCACCGAGACGCGGAGTGA
- a CDS encoding GlxA family transcriptional regulator, with translation MHRIAVLLLAPVVGFDATIAPLLFSNATDGDGNPLYDVVTCGLATGPVPSTTGFAMVPASGPEALESADTVVIPGTRYAPARGDGVLGADVAAALARIRPGTRLVSICTGAFVLAAAGLLDGRPATTHWRFAADMRRLHPRVRLDEDILFVDDGDVLTSAGLAAGIDLCLHIIRSDHGAQVANAVARYCVVPPWREGGQAQFIDHGFAVTDHASTAATRDWALGHLDEELTVTRLAAQAHMSARTFNRRFREETGQAPGAWIRSRRLDLARELLESGDLSVDEVARRSGLGTAGNLRHHLRRGVGMSPSSYRKVYQGA, from the coding sequence GTGCACCGTATCGCGGTCCTGCTGTTGGCTCCGGTGGTCGGCTTCGACGCCACCATCGCGCCGCTGCTGTTCTCCAATGCCACCGATGGCGACGGGAATCCCCTCTACGACGTGGTGACGTGTGGGCTCGCCACCGGCCCGGTGCCGTCGACGACCGGATTCGCGATGGTGCCCGCCTCGGGACCCGAGGCGTTGGAGTCCGCCGACACCGTGGTGATCCCGGGCACCAGATACGCCCCGGCGCGGGGCGACGGCGTGCTGGGTGCCGACGTGGCGGCGGCCCTGGCGCGGATTCGGCCCGGCACCCGGCTGGTGTCGATCTGCACGGGGGCCTTCGTGCTGGCCGCCGCGGGTCTGCTGGACGGGCGGCCGGCCACCACGCACTGGCGCTTCGCCGCGGATATGCGCCGGCTGCATCCACGGGTCCGCCTCGACGAGGACATCCTGTTCGTCGATGACGGTGACGTACTTACCTCGGCGGGCCTGGCGGCCGGAATCGACTTGTGCTTGCACATCATTCGCTCCGACCACGGTGCTCAGGTGGCCAATGCGGTGGCCCGGTACTGCGTGGTGCCGCCGTGGCGCGAAGGCGGGCAGGCGCAGTTCATCGATCACGGGTTCGCCGTCACCGATCACGCCTCGACCGCCGCCACCCGCGACTGGGCGCTGGGGCACCTGGACGAGGAACTGACCGTGACGCGGCTGGCCGCCCAGGCCCACATGAGCGCCCGCACCTTCAACCGTCGCTTCCGTGAGGAGACCGGACAGGCCCCCGGTGCCTGGATCCGCAGCCGACGGCTCGACCTGGCCCGCGAACTCCTGGAATCCGGCGATCTGTCCGTCGACGAGGTGGCCCGCCGGTCGGGTCTGGGCACGGCGGGCAATCTGCGCCATCATCTGCGACGCGGCGTCGGCATGTCTCCGTCGAGTTACCGCAAGGTCTACCAGGGCGCGTGA
- a CDS encoding MFS transporter produces MPLAPTGPLGHSDRVTRNLHWAWVVAAVSFVAILGAAGFRSIPGVMMHPLHHEFGWSHGTVGLAMSVNMMLYGLTAPFAAALMDRFGVRPVLTVSLLLIATGSACSVAMTASWQLVLLWGVLVGIGTGSISMGFVAIIATRWFEQRRGLVTGVLTAASATGQLLFLPVVAAVTTHHGWRWASLIVAAASLAVVPLVAAFLRNRPADVGLAPYGATELAPTAPTPAGGFRTAFDGLLIGARTRVFWLLAGSFAICGMTTNGLIGTHFIPAANDHGMPTTVAAGLLATIGILDVAGTVFSGWLTDRVDPRLLLLVYYAGRGLSLLLLPSLLSPRAEPSTWVFVIFYGLDWVATVPPTIVLCRDYFGDRSPVVFGWVFASHQVGAAIAAAGAGWLRDLNGNYDVAFQLAAGLCFVAAALCLSIRKAQFTAPDLPRVDTSALP; encoded by the coding sequence ATGCCACTGGCACCGACTGGCCCCCTCGGCCACAGTGATCGGGTGACTCGAAACCTCCACTGGGCCTGGGTGGTCGCCGCCGTCAGCTTCGTGGCGATCCTGGGCGCGGCCGGGTTCCGGTCCATCCCGGGCGTGATGATGCACCCGCTGCACCACGAGTTCGGCTGGTCGCACGGCACGGTCGGGCTGGCGATGTCGGTCAACATGATGTTGTACGGGCTCACCGCGCCATTCGCCGCCGCACTCATGGACCGCTTCGGCGTCCGGCCGGTGCTGACCGTGTCGCTGCTGCTGATCGCGACCGGCTCGGCGTGCAGCGTCGCGATGACGGCCAGCTGGCAGCTCGTGCTGCTGTGGGGTGTGCTGGTCGGTATCGGCACCGGGTCGATCTCGATGGGTTTCGTGGCCATCATCGCCACCCGCTGGTTCGAGCAGCGCCGAGGACTCGTCACCGGCGTGCTCACCGCCGCCAGCGCCACCGGTCAACTGCTGTTCCTTCCGGTCGTCGCGGCCGTCACGACACACCACGGCTGGCGCTGGGCATCGTTGATCGTGGCGGCCGCCTCGCTGGCCGTCGTTCCCCTCGTCGCCGCGTTCCTGCGCAACCGCCCCGCCGACGTCGGACTGGCCCCCTACGGCGCCACCGAACTCGCCCCTACCGCCCCGACCCCGGCGGGTGGCTTCAGAACGGCCTTCGACGGCTTGCTCATCGGGGCGCGGACCCGGGTGTTCTGGTTGTTGGCCGGCAGCTTCGCGATCTGCGGAATGACCACCAACGGCCTGATCGGAACGCACTTCATCCCGGCCGCCAACGACCACGGCATGCCGACCACGGTGGCCGCGGGCCTGCTCGCCACCATCGGCATCCTCGATGTCGCGGGCACGGTGTTCTCCGGCTGGCTCACCGACCGGGTGGACCCGCGGCTGCTGCTGCTCGTCTACTACGCGGGCCGCGGGTTGTCGCTGCTGCTGTTGCCGTCACTGCTGTCCCCGCGCGCCGAACCCAGCACCTGGGTGTTCGTCATCTTCTACGGCCTGGACTGGGTGGCCACCGTGCCGCCGACCATCGTGCTGTGCCGGGACTACTTCGGGGATCGTTCGCCGGTGGTGTTCGGCTGGGTGTTCGCCTCCCACCAGGTCGGTGCGGCCATCGCCGCCGCGGGCGCGGGCTGGCTGCGCGATCTGAACGGCAATTATGACGTGGCCTTCCAATTGGCTGCCGGCCTGTGTTTCGTCGCCGCGGCACTTTGCCTCAGTATCCGAAAAGCCCAGTTCACAGCCCCCGATTTGCCGCGAGTAGACACTTCGGCTTTGCCGTAA
- a CDS encoding fasciclin domain-containing protein, with translation MKTRTKTLGVAAAVAAITASLPLAVTAYADPAPTTTATPVVEIPDPQGSGCDNFKKALPDWKNLAELPAGKVLASIPDISTFNAALSGGLNPSVNVVPVLDNGPYVIFAPTNDAFAAMEPGKLDALKADVAALTSFDYYHAFLGLLGPDDVKGQRPTQQGAEVKVTGKGGDIKVNDTAKLVCGPIQAQNARIYLIDTVLDPNTPPEALVPTITGTSTMTTTKAPEATPAADAPIG, from the coding sequence ATGAAGACTCGCACCAAGACACTGGGCGTTGCTGCGGCCGTCGCCGCGATCACGGCTTCGCTGCCGTTGGCGGTCACCGCCTACGCCGACCCGGCGCCGACGACGACTGCCACCCCGGTGGTGGAGATCCCCGATCCGCAGGGCTCGGGCTGCGACAACTTCAAGAAGGCCCTGCCGGATTGGAAGAACCTCGCCGAACTGCCGGCGGGCAAAGTTCTGGCCAGCATCCCCGACATCAGCACGTTCAACGCCGCGCTGTCCGGCGGGCTGAACCCGAGCGTCAACGTCGTGCCGGTGCTCGACAACGGCCCGTACGTGATCTTCGCGCCGACCAATGACGCGTTCGCCGCCATGGAGCCCGGCAAGCTCGACGCGCTCAAGGCCGATGTGGCCGCGCTGACGAGCTTCGACTACTACCACGCATTCCTCGGCCTGCTCGGCCCCGATGACGTCAAGGGCCAGCGGCCCACCCAGCAGGGCGCCGAGGTCAAGGTGACCGGCAAGGGCGGCGACATCAAGGTCAACGACACCGCCAAGCTGGTGTGCGGTCCGATCCAGGCGCAGAACGCCCGGATCTACCTGATCGACACCGTGCTCGATCCCAACACCCCGCCGGAGGCCCTGGTGCCGACGATCACGGGCACCAGCACCATGACCACCACGAAGGCCCCGGAGGCGACCCCGGCTGCCGACGCGCCGATCGGCTGA